The Deltaproteobacteria bacterium genome includes a region encoding these proteins:
- the coxB gene encoding cytochrome c oxidase subunit II yields MFSSETSEIARAVDRAMLLIGGTSLLLLLAITAVMVFFVVRFRRSRSTVTSQNDGHLWLEITWSVVPTIIVGWMFFVAYDGFALMRAEPENPLIVEVTGQRWVWSFHYAEEKVDTTELVVPVGRAVKLKLQAPAGDVLHSFFLPEFRVKEDVVPGKKSWMWFLPEEEGESHIFCAEFCGKDHSKMISRLRVVSEQAYEDWILERKAEQNRPVQLEDVVPPVADAEDWRSEAALLAKAEPLYKTFCVSCHGPAGDGSGMPGVARNFTQAEGWKRSPAEVDVFRTLHAGVPGTPMAAYPNLSSWQKIALAKYVQGFAPQKPEDTSEAWAALIKELSLDQVAPVQKTLPLERAMELVAAESKP; encoded by the coding sequence ATGTTCTCTTCTGAGACCTCGGAAATCGCCCGCGCCGTCGACCGGGCCATGCTCCTCATCGGCGGCACCTCGCTGCTGCTGCTGCTGGCCATCACCGCCGTCATGGTCTTCTTCGTGGTGCGCTTCCGGCGCTCCAGGAGCACGGTCACCTCGCAGAACGACGGCCACCTCTGGCTGGAGATCACCTGGTCGGTCGTGCCCACCATCATCGTCGGCTGGATGTTCTTCGTCGCCTATGACGGCTTCGCCCTCATGCGCGCGGAGCCGGAGAACCCGCTCATCGTGGAGGTGACCGGGCAGCGCTGGGTCTGGAGCTTCCACTACGCCGAGGAGAAGGTGGACACCACCGAGCTGGTGGTGCCGGTGGGACGCGCCGTGAAGCTGAAGCTGCAGGCCCCCGCCGGTGACGTCCTGCACAGCTTCTTCCTCCCCGAGTTCCGGGTGAAGGAGGACGTGGTGCCCGGCAAGAAGAGCTGGATGTGGTTCCTGCCCGAGGAGGAGGGGGAGTCGCACATCTTCTGCGCGGAGTTCTGCGGCAAGGATCACTCGAAGATGATCAGCCGCCTGCGGGTGGTCTCCGAGCAGGCCTACGAGGACTGGATCCTGGAGCGAAAGGCCGAGCAGAACCGCCCGGTGCAGCTCGAGGACGTCGTGCCGCCCGTCGCCGACGCGGAGGACTGGCGCAGCGAGGCCGCCCTGCTGGCCAAGGCCGAGCCGCTCTACAAGACCTTCTGCGTCTCCTGCCACGGGCCCGCCGGCGACGGCAGCGGCATGCCCGGCGTGGCGCGCAACTTCACCCAGGCCGAGGGCTGGAAGCGCAGCCCGGCCGAGGTGGACGTGTTTCGCACCCTGCATGCCGGCGTCCCCGGGACCCCCATGGCCGCCTACCCCAACCTGAGCTCCTGGCAGAAGATCGCCCTGGCCAAGTACGTGCAGGGCTTCGCGCCGCAGAAGCCCGAGGACACGTCGGAGGCCTGGGCGGCCCTCATCAAGGAGCTGTCGCTGGACCAGGTGGCGCCGGTGCAGAAGACCCTCCCGCTGGAGCGCGCCATGGAGCTGGTGGCCGCGGAGTCGAAGCCGTGA
- a CDS encoding cytochrome C oxidase subunit IV family protein: MVSNDLYVKVWGALLFLTAATVGVSYLALGNITVLAAVIIASVKAGLVTLYFMHVRYERPLYVFMIVAALGFLGISLGLIFVDYSFR, encoded by the coding sequence GTGGTCAGCAACGACCTCTACGTGAAGGTCTGGGGCGCCCTCCTCTTCCTCACGGCCGCCACGGTGGGGGTCTCCTACCTGGCCCTCGGAAACATCACCGTCCTGGCGGCGGTCATCATCGCCTCCGTCAAGGCCGGGCTGGTGACCCTCTACTTCATGCACGTGCGCTACGAGCGGCCCCTCTACGTGTTCATGATCGTGGCCGCCCTGGGGTTCCTGGGGATCTCCCTCGGCCTCATCTTCGTCGACTACTCCTTCAGGTGA
- a CDS encoding cytochrome c oxidase subunit 3 family protein yields the protein MSSEAAVHAHYDPAANRIGMWLFLFTEVLLFGALFIVYAVYRETYPVEFAHAGAELNRVMGTVNTIVLLTSSLAVALGIGALERGDKKRAVQALLATLAMAGVFCVIKAFEWSAKIGHDIYPSSETMLLKPVGEQIYFGLYFAMTGLHALHVVIGAGVLLLAMRRVQRGTTSAARPDFLVNAGLYWHLVDLVWIYLFPLFYLIH from the coding sequence ATGAGCTCGGAAGCCGCCGTCCACGCCCACTACGATCCGGCCGCCAACCGGATCGGCATGTGGCTCTTCCTCTTCACCGAGGTCCTGCTCTTCGGGGCGCTCTTCATCGTCTACGCGGTCTACCGCGAGACCTACCCCGTGGAGTTCGCCCACGCCGGCGCCGAGCTCAACCGCGTGATGGGGACCGTCAACACCATCGTCCTGCTCACCAGCAGCCTGGCGGTGGCCCTCGGCATCGGCGCGCTGGAGCGCGGCGACAAGAAGCGCGCGGTGCAGGCCCTCCTGGCCACCCTGGCGATGGCGGGCGTCTTCTGCGTCATCAAGGCCTTCGAGTGGAGCGCCAAGATCGGCCACGACATCTACCCGTCCTCGGAGACCATGCTCCTGAAGCCCGTGGGCGAGCAGATCTACTTCGGGCTCTACTTCGCCATGACCGGCCTGCACGCCCTGCACGTGGTCATCGGCGCGGGGGTGCTCCTCCTGGCCATGCGCCGCGTGCAGCGCGGCACCACCTCGGCCGCGCGCCCGGACTTCCTCGTGAACGCGGGGTTGTACTGGCACCTGGTGGACCTGGTGTGGATCTACCTCTTCCCCCTCTTCTATCTCATCCACTGA
- a CDS encoding cbb3-type cytochrome c oxidase subunit I: protein MSADATTDTSYLNAERGLWSWLTTTDHKRIALLYLAGMMFFFTFAVLLALTFRLHLFDPEAGVLAPVGALLGLEDPGEIYNRLLTLHGVVMIFLFIIPGIPAVFGNFFLPILIGAEDVSFPRLNLASWYFYVAGGILALVAVLGGGVDTGWTFYVPYSVNTDANVVVPMLAAFVLGWSSILTGLNFVTTVHRLRAKEMGWFQMPLFTWSLYATGWVQILATPVVGITLIMVLMERYLGIPIFDPARGGDPVLYQHLFWIYSHPAVYIMILPAMGVVSEIIPTFSRKTIFGYKFIVFSSMAIAGIGSLVWAHHMFTAGMADVARIVFSALTFLVAVPSAIKVFNWLATMYRGSVQLAPPMLWALMFIFLFAIGGLTGLTVASLSLDVHLHDTSYVVAHFHYTMFGGTGVIFIAGLHYWWPKIFGRMYNARTATVAAVLFFIGFNLTYIPLFIAGGLGMPRRYAFYVEEFASLHQLSTVGSWVMAGSLLLAFGNLVWSLRRETRAADDPWGGATLEWRTATPPPVLNFHGAPDLSRGAYEYPVEVSA from the coding sequence ATGTCCGCCGACGCCACCACCGACACCAGCTACCTCAACGCCGAGCGCGGCCTCTGGTCCTGGCTCACCACCACCGACCACAAGCGCATCGCCCTGCTCTACCTCGCGGGGATGATGTTCTTCTTCACCTTCGCCGTCCTGCTGGCGCTCACCTTCCGGCTGCACCTCTTCGATCCCGAGGCCGGCGTGCTGGCGCCGGTGGGAGCGCTGCTGGGCCTCGAGGATCCGGGCGAGATCTACAACCGGCTCCTGACCCTCCACGGCGTGGTGATGATCTTCCTCTTCATCATCCCCGGCATCCCGGCGGTCTTCGGCAACTTCTTCCTGCCGATCCTCATCGGCGCCGAGGACGTCTCCTTCCCGCGGCTGAACCTGGCTTCCTGGTACTTCTACGTCGCGGGCGGCATCCTGGCGCTCGTCGCCGTCCTCGGCGGCGGCGTTGACACCGGCTGGACCTTCTACGTCCCCTACTCGGTCAACACCGACGCCAACGTCGTCGTCCCCATGCTGGCGGCCTTCGTCCTGGGGTGGAGCTCCATCCTCACGGGCCTGAACTTCGTGACCACCGTGCACCGGCTCCGCGCCAAGGAGATGGGCTGGTTCCAGATGCCCCTCTTCACCTGGAGCCTCTACGCCACGGGCTGGGTGCAGATCCTGGCCACGCCGGTCGTGGGCATCACCCTCATCATGGTGCTCATGGAGCGCTACCTGGGCATCCCCATCTTCGATCCGGCCCGCGGCGGCGATCCCGTGCTCTACCAGCACCTCTTCTGGATCTACTCCCACCCGGCCGTCTACATCATGATCCTGCCGGCCATGGGCGTGGTCTCGGAGATCATCCCCACCTTCAGCCGCAAGACCATCTTCGGCTACAAGTTCATCGTCTTCTCGTCGATGGCCATCGCCGGCATCGGCTCCCTGGTGTGGGCGCACCACATGTTCACGGCAGGCATGGCCGACGTGGCGCGCATCGTCTTCAGCGCCCTGACCTTCCTGGTGGCGGTCCCCAGCGCCATCAAGGTCTTCAACTGGCTCGCCACCATGTACCGCGGCTCGGTGCAGCTGGCGCCGCCCATGCTCTGGGCCCTGATGTTCATCTTCCTCTTCGCCATCGGCGGCCTCACCGGCCTCACCGTGGCCAGCCTCTCCCTGGACGTGCACCTGCACGACACCTCCTACGTCGTGGCGCACTTCCACTACACGATGTTCGGCGGCACCGGCGTCATCTTCATCGCGGGCCTGCACTACTGGTGGCCGAAGATCTTCGGCCGCATGTACAACGCGCGCACGGCCACCGTGGCCGCGGTGCTCTTCTTCATCGGCTTCAACCTCACCTACATCCCCCTCTTCATCGCGGGCGGCCTCGGCATGCCGCGGCGCTACGCCTTCTACGTCGAGGAGTTCGCGAGCCTCCACCAGCTCTCCACCGTGGGCTCCTGGGTCATGGCGGGCTCGCTCCTGCTCGCCTTCGGCAACCTGGTGTGGTCACTGCGCCGCGAGACGCGGGCCGCCGACGACCCCTGGGGTGGCGCCACCCTCGAGTGGCGCACCGCCACGCCGCCCCCGGTCCTCAACTTCCACGGCGCCCCGGACCTGAGCCGCGGCGCCTACGAATACCCGGTGGAGGTCTCGGCATGA
- a CDS encoding SCO family protein gives MRSALPLFILLASQAAPALAAPAVGVDERLGEVADIADVVLVDEEGQPVRLGELMDRPVALSLVFYRCTGICSPLLQDLSKAADNAGLDVGEAYRLVTVSFDPGDTPELARLKRDATLRRMKKTAPEPEEWRFLTGDQASIDRITQAVGFNYTRTEDGQGFNHPGVVVFLSPEGKICRYLHGQQFNPLDVRMAVEDAAVGRPRPLMRKIQQLCFAYDPVGRAYVLRTNRIILAVTMLFAFGFGIYLVTRKRRDGERREDGDARPGPRLAVPAPHPPLANGD, from the coding sequence ATGCGCTCCGCACTGCCCCTCTTCATCCTCCTCGCCTCGCAGGCCGCGCCGGCCCTGGCCGCGCCGGCCGTGGGCGTCGACGAGCGCCTGGGCGAGGTCGCCGACATCGCCGACGTCGTGCTCGTCGACGAGGAGGGGCAGCCCGTGCGCCTGGGCGAGCTCATGGATCGCCCGGTGGCCCTCTCGCTGGTCTTCTACCGCTGCACCGGCATCTGCTCGCCCCTCCTGCAGGACCTCTCGAAGGCCGCCGACAACGCCGGCCTCGACGTGGGTGAGGCCTACCGCCTCGTCACCGTGAGCTTCGACCCCGGTGACACGCCGGAGCTGGCGCGCCTCAAGCGCGACGCCACCCTCCGCCGCATGAAGAAGACCGCGCCCGAGCCGGAGGAGTGGCGCTTCCTCACTGGCGATCAGGCGTCCATCGACCGCATCACCCAGGCGGTGGGCTTCAACTACACGCGCACCGAGGACGGCCAGGGCTTCAACCACCCCGGGGTGGTGGTCTTCCTCTCCCCCGAGGGCAAGATCTGCCGGTACCTCCACGGCCAGCAGTTCAACCCCCTGGACGTCCGCATGGCGGTGGAGGACGCCGCCGTGGGCCGGCCGCGGCCCCTCATGCGCAAGATCCAGCAGCTGTGCTTCGCCTACGACCCGGTCGGTCGCGCCTACGTGCTGCGCACCAACCGCATCATCCTCGCGGTGACGATGCTCTTCGCCTTCGGCTTCGGCATCTACCTGGTCACCCGCAAGCGCCGAGACGGCGAGCGCCGCGAGGACGGCGACGCGCGCCCGGGCCCGCGGCTCGCCGTCCCCGCGCCCCACCCGCCCCTGGCGAATGGAGACTGA
- a CDS encoding quinol:cytochrome C oxidoreductase has product MKATKNEPLPAAKGSPGLGRGGIALAGVGLTLTLLALLADGGLVAVGYGYLWGYALVWSIVVGSLLFVGLQHLTHARWSVVLRRVPEMLSSPLWLVALLFVPVLAFALLHDRFHLFPWADAELMASDHLLHEKSPYLNLPFFVIRAVLFFALWLFFERLFVGTSLAQDQGKVGAEATLRLRRWSSALVALFGVTITFAGIDWLMSLSPKWFSTMFGVYVFAGMFSSSLAAITLAVVWMKRSGRLGEGWIRDDQLYSLGVLLFAFVCFWAYIAFSQFMLIWYGNLSEETFYYEQRTTGGWLVLSVVLALLRFVLPFLLLLPRPSKTNPRVLVPVSLMLLVGQAVDLYWLIAPQMDANVPDALLVSGALRPLLMLGPVLLLGGLVLHQIARFLKKHPPMPVGDPLLEASRRYIHL; this is encoded by the coding sequence ATGAAGGCGACGAAGAACGAACCCCTGCCGGCCGCCAAGGGCAGCCCGGGCCTCGGGCGCGGCGGCATCGCGCTGGCGGGCGTGGGCCTGACCTTGACCCTGCTGGCGCTGCTGGCCGACGGCGGCCTGGTGGCCGTGGGCTACGGCTACCTCTGGGGCTACGCCCTGGTGTGGAGCATCGTCGTGGGCAGCCTGCTCTTCGTGGGCCTGCAGCACCTCACCCACGCTCGCTGGTCCGTGGTCCTCCGGCGCGTCCCCGAGATGCTCTCCTCGCCGCTCTGGCTGGTGGCGCTCCTCTTCGTGCCGGTGCTGGCCTTCGCCCTGCTGCACGACCGCTTCCACCTCTTCCCCTGGGCCGACGCCGAGCTGATGGCGAGCGACCACCTGCTGCACGAGAAGTCGCCCTACCTCAACCTGCCCTTCTTCGTGATCCGGGCGGTGCTCTTCTTCGCCCTCTGGCTCTTCTTCGAGCGGCTCTTCGTGGGTACCTCCCTGGCCCAGGACCAGGGCAAAGTGGGCGCCGAGGCCACCCTGCGCCTGCGGCGCTGGTCCTCGGCCCTGGTGGCGCTCTTCGGGGTCACCATCACCTTCGCCGGCATCGACTGGCTGATGAGCCTCTCGCCGAAGTGGTTCTCGACCATGTTCGGCGTCTACGTCTTCGCCGGGATGTTCAGCTCGTCCCTGGCGGCCATCACCCTCGCCGTCGTCTGGATGAAGCGCTCCGGCCGCCTCGGCGAGGGGTGGATCCGCGACGATCAGCTCTACAGCCTGGGCGTGCTCCTCTTCGCCTTCGTCTGCTTCTGGGCCTACATCGCCTTCAGCCAGTTCATGCTCATCTGGTACGGGAACCTCTCGGAGGAGACCTTCTACTACGAGCAGCGCACGACCGGCGGGTGGCTCGTCCTCTCGGTGGTGCTCGCCCTCCTGCGCTTCGTGCTCCCCTTCCTGCTCCTGCTGCCGCGGCCCTCCAAGACCAACCCGCGGGTCCTGGTGCCCGTGTCGCTCATGCTGCTGGTGGGGCAGGCCGTCGACCTCTACTGGCTCATCGCGCCGCAGATGGACGCCAACGTCCCCGACGCCCTCCTGGTGAGCGGCGCGCTGCGCCCGCTGCTGATGCTGGGGCCGGTCCTCCTCCTGGGCGGCCTCGTCCTGCACCAGATCGCGCGCTTCCTGAAGAAGCACCCCCCGATGCCCGTGGGCGACCCGCTCCTCGAGGCGTCGAGGCGCTACATCCACCTCTAG
- a CDS encoding cytochrome c, translating into MKRFYDLLAGLEPRWSPNLFKAALLVPVILAFVIPVGLVALPFVEFFNGMAAQPKGKAQMTYGRRFDAAGVGQLVARDPVPGTVAREQPRPYSLLHLPADEQGAAQAGELLVSPLPVSVEDMREGQKIYGIYCKVCHGDRGHGDGSVIGPERFPAPPSLHTDKARGYADGALFHILTRGKGNMPSYASKLDEQERWQVIQFLHALQRSETPQPEDLP; encoded by the coding sequence ATGAAGCGTTTCTACGATCTCCTGGCGGGCCTCGAGCCCCGCTGGTCGCCCAACCTCTTCAAGGCGGCGCTGCTGGTGCCGGTGATCCTGGCCTTCGTGATCCCGGTGGGCCTGGTGGCGCTGCCCTTCGTCGAGTTCTTCAACGGCATGGCCGCCCAGCCCAAGGGCAAGGCCCAGATGACCTACGGCCGGCGCTTCGACGCGGCCGGCGTGGGCCAGCTGGTGGCCCGGGACCCCGTCCCCGGCACCGTGGCGCGGGAGCAGCCGCGGCCCTACTCCCTCCTGCACCTCCCCGCCGACGAGCAGGGGGCGGCGCAAGCCGGAGAGCTGCTGGTGAGCCCCCTTCCCGTCAGCGTCGAGGACATGCGCGAGGGCCAGAAGATCTACGGCATCTACTGCAAGGTCTGCCACGGCGACCGCGGACACGGCGACGGCAGCGTCATCGGGCCCGAGCGCTTCCCGGCGCCGCCCTCGCTGCACACCGACAAGGCCCGCGGCTACGCCGACGGGGCCCTCTTCCACATCCTCACGCGGGGCAAGGGGAACATGCCCTCCTACGCCAGCAAGCTCGACGAGCAGGAGCGGTGGCAGGTGATCCAGTTCCTGCACGCCCTCCAGCGTTCCGAGACCCCCCAGCCCGAGGATCTGCCCTGA
- a CDS encoding DUF3341 domain-containing protein — translation MTTPNTESSERVVGTVGLFDDVNDLMSAAAAVRDAGYSRWDCHTPYPVHGLDGAMALRPSKLSRVALTFGGIGFLCAIALQVGVGSYQYPTNIGGKPFIPWPALVPIMFEVFVLFSALAAVGSLFWMGRLGRWHSPLHDSDVARLVSSDRFAVVLHADDPSYDEARARELLERSGCEDVRPLVERQDDEPLL, via the coding sequence ATGACCACCCCGAACACAGAGAGCAGCGAGCGCGTCGTGGGCACCGTCGGCCTCTTCGACGACGTGAACGATCTGATGAGCGCCGCCGCCGCCGTGCGCGACGCGGGCTACAGCCGCTGGGACTGCCACACGCCCTACCCGGTGCACGGCCTCGACGGCGCGATGGCCCTGCGCCCCTCGAAGCTGTCCAGGGTCGCCCTCACCTTCGGCGGCATCGGCTTCCTCTGCGCGATCGCCCTGCAGGTGGGCGTGGGCTCCTACCAGTACCCCACCAACATCGGCGGCAAGCCCTTCATCCCCTGGCCGGCCCTGGTGCCCATCATGTTCGAGGTCTTCGTCCTCTTCTCGGCCCTCGCCGCCGTGGGGTCTCTCTTCTGGATGGGCCGCCTCGGGCGCTGGCACTCGCCGCTGCACGACAGCGACGTGGCGCGCCTGGTCTCCTCGGATCGCTTCGCCGTGGTGCTCCACGCCGACGACCCGAGCTACGACGAGGCCCGGGCCCGCGAGCTGCTGGAGCGCAGCGGCTGCGAGGACGTCCGCCCGCTGGTGGAGCGTCAGGACGACGAGCCACTGCTATGA
- the nrfD gene encoding polysulfide reductase NrfD: MSLVAETLSPAVSPASDGGAPASRARAALEPVPLVQGELSLRQLDDDIFRPMESFPTRRWWVAISITGAMAGIYAVSLVWTVLFGIGTWGNNQPVGWGFGIINFVFWVGIGHAGTLISAILYLLRQRWRTGIARFAEAMTLFAVFCALQFPLLHTGRPWLAMFWLIPYPNGQSIYQNFTSPLEWDVFAVGTYGLVSALFWYVGLIPDLATARDRAKHPLRKLVYGLLSLGWTGSHRAWQHYEKAYLLLAGLATPLVLSVHSVVSFDFAVSVIPGWHTTIFPPYFVAGAILSGFAMVATLIILLRRFFHLEHIITTDAVELMNKIVIVTSLMVGYAYAMEFFTAWYSGVAAERYVFLNRALGPYAWAYWTMVICNVVVPQFLWIKKVRRNVWLMYPIVLLVNVGMWFERFVIVITSLHRDYLPSSWGMFKPTLVDAGLMVGSFGIFLTLMLIFCRLLPTVASTEMKALLPGSQPQH, from the coding sequence ATGTCACTGGTCGCCGAAACCCTCTCCCCGGCAGTGAGCCCCGCGAGCGATGGCGGAGCGCCCGCGTCCCGCGCGCGCGCCGCCCTGGAGCCCGTCCCCCTCGTGCAGGGGGAGCTCTCCCTGCGCCAGCTGGACGACGACATCTTCCGCCCGATGGAGTCCTTCCCCACCCGGCGGTGGTGGGTGGCGATCTCCATCACCGGCGCCATGGCCGGCATCTACGCGGTGTCGCTGGTGTGGACGGTGCTCTTCGGCATCGGCACCTGGGGCAACAACCAGCCGGTGGGCTGGGGCTTCGGCATCATCAACTTCGTCTTCTGGGTGGGCATCGGCCACGCCGGCACCCTCATCTCCGCCATCCTCTACCTCCTGCGGCAGCGCTGGCGGACGGGCATCGCACGCTTCGCCGAGGCCATGACCCTCTTCGCGGTCTTCTGCGCGCTGCAGTTCCCGCTCCTCCACACCGGGCGGCCCTGGCTGGCCATGTTCTGGCTGATCCCCTACCCGAACGGCCAGAGCATCTACCAGAACTTCACCTCGCCCCTGGAGTGGGACGTCTTCGCCGTCGGCACCTACGGCCTGGTCTCGGCCCTCTTCTGGTACGTCGGCCTGATCCCCGACCTGGCCACGGCCCGCGACCGCGCCAAGCACCCCCTGCGCAAGCTCGTCTACGGCCTGCTGAGCCTGGGCTGGACCGGCTCCCACCGCGCCTGGCAGCACTACGAGAAGGCCTACCTGCTGCTGGCCGGTCTGGCGACGCCGTTGGTGCTCTCGGTGCACTCGGTCGTCTCCTTCGACTTCGCCGTCTCGGTGATCCCGGGCTGGCATACGACGATCTTCCCGCCCTACTTCGTCGCCGGCGCCATCCTCAGCGGCTTCGCGATGGTGGCCACGCTGATCATCCTCCTGCGGCGCTTCTTCCACCTGGAGCACATCATCACCACGGACGCCGTGGAGCTGATGAACAAGATCGTCATCGTGACCTCGCTGATGGTCGGCTACGCCTACGCGATGGAGTTCTTCACGGCCTGGTACTCGGGCGTGGCCGCCGAGCGCTACGTCTTCCTCAACCGCGCCCTGGGGCCCTACGCCTGGGCCTACTGGACCATGGTCATCTGCAACGTGGTCGTGCCGCAGTTCCTGTGGATCAAGAAGGTCCGCCGCAACGTGTGGCTGATGTACCCCATCGTGCTGCTGGTGAACGTGGGCATGTGGTTCGAGCGCTTCGTCATCGTCATCACCAGCCTGCACCGCGACTACCTGCCCAGCAGCTGGGGCATGTTCAAGCCCACCCTGGTGGACGCCGGCCTGATGGTCGGCAGCTTCGGCATCTTCCTCACGCTGATGCTCATCTTCTGCCGGCTGCTCCCCACCGTGGCCAGCACCGAGATGAAGGCCCTGCTGCCGGGCTCGCAGCCGCAGCACTAG